The Nicotiana tomentosiformis chromosome 2, ASM39032v3, whole genome shotgun sequence genome includes the window CTATTCCAAGAACGAACCTCACAAGTTATACCACCTTACTTCAATGGACAATATTTCTCACATTGGAAAGTGCGCATGAAAACATATGCAAAGTCATATGATATCAAAGTCTGGCGTGTAATCAAAAAGGGAGATCTTCCCAAGCCACCATCAAACAAGGATAAAACTATTGAAGGCCAGGTATCTTATGAACCATTAGACCTAGATGATTATACTGATGAACAATCTGTTGTGGTGCAGGTAAATGCCAAAGCCAAGAAGAACCTTCTGTATAATTCAATAAGTACTGAAGAATACGAAAAGATCCAAAGTTGTAAAACTGCGAAGGAAATGTTGGACAAGCTAGAAGTTACCTATGAAGGAACAAACAAAGTCA containing:
- the LOC138905829 gene encoding uncharacterized protein, producing MGSNTIVGVLFQERTSQVIPPYFNGQYFSHWKVRMKTYAKSYDIKVWRVIKKGDLPKPPSNKDKTIEGQVNAKAKKNLLYNSISTEEYEKIQSCKTAKEMLDKLEVTYEGTNKVKKTRIILLVHD